From Salvia splendens isolate huo1 chromosome 16, SspV2, whole genome shotgun sequence, a single genomic window includes:
- the LOC121772009 gene encoding tRNase Z TRZ2, chloroplastic-like, whose product MISSTVKQITKTLFAFPLKTNNQMLSLNPATSNLLNFNQFHQFPPPTLRHHLPIQPRTVNAAVQSSGFTGGGGGGSGFLTAIGRAIEEEEYRKARAEVHKKSIDLDGYSIEGLSIGGHETCVIVPELKTAFDIGRCPAKAVQQNFLFITHAHLDHIGGLPMYIATRGLYSLKPPTVFVPPSIMEDVEQLINIHRNMGQVELNIDLVPLDVGETYEMRNDLVVRPFRTHHVITSQGYVIYSVRKKLRKQFTHLKGKQIEKLKKSGVEITDTILSPEVAFTGDTTSDFYLDPRSADALRAKILITEATFLDESVSVEHAREHGHTHIDEIMENAQWIRNKTVVLTHFSSRYHLEDIRQAVSKLQSKVSAKVMSLTEGFKSMHA is encoded by the exons ATGATATCTTCAACAGTTAAACAGATAACAAAAACACTTTTTGCGTTCCCTCTCAAAACAAACAACCAAATGCTGTCACTAAACCCAGCAACCTCAAACTTGCTCAATTTCAATCAATTTCACCAATTTCCACCGCCAACCCTCAGGCATCACCTTCCAATACAACCTCGAACCGTCAATGCGGCGGTGCAGAGCAGCGGATTTactggcggcggcggcggtggttcAGGTTTTTTGACAGCAATTGGGCGTGCAATCGAGGAAGAAGAGTACAGAAAGGCCAGGGCTGAGGTCCACAAAAAAAGCATCGATTTAGACGGATATTCCATCGAAGGACTGTCGATTGGTGGCCACGAAACTTGCGTTATTGTGCCGGAATTGAAGACGGCTTTCGATATCGGGAGGTGCCCCGCCAAGGCTGTGCAGCAGAATTTTCTCTTCATTACACATGCTCATCTCGACCACATT GGTGGGCTGCCGATGTATATTGCAACCCGTGGTCTTTACAGCTTAAAGCCCCCTACCGTGTTTGTTCCTCCAAGCATAATGGAAGACGTAGAACAATTAATTAACATTCACAGAAACATGGGTCAGGTGGAACTAAATATTGATTTGGTTCCTCTGGATGTAG GGGAAACATATGAAATGCGGAATGATCTTGTTGTACGACCATTCAGAACGCACCATGTTATAACCAGCCAG GGTTATGTGATTTACTCGGTCAGGAAGAAACTGAGAAAACAGTTCACACATTTAAAAGGAAAACAAATTGAGAAACTTAAGAAGTCTGGAGTTGAG ATCACAGATACTATCTTAAGCCCTGAGGTGGCCTTCACGGGAGATACCACGTCAGACTTTTACCTTGATCCACGCAGTGCTGATGCCTTGCGGGCCAAGATTCTCATAACTGAG GCTACATTTCTGGATGAAAGTGTTAGCGTTGAGCATGCACGAGAGCACGGCCATACTCATATTGATGAG ATCATGGAAAATGCACAATGGATTCGGAACAAAACCGTAGTGCTGACTCATTTCTCATCTCGCTACCATCTAGAG GACATTCGGCAAGCTGTGTCGAAATTGCAGTCGAAGGTGTCAGCTAAAGTGATGAGTCTAACAGAGGGATTCAAATCAATGCACGCTTAG
- the LOC121771234 gene encoding calumenin-B-like produces the protein MTKKASFIIYITLAVALLLLISRSSNKNSHRHRRLKLRSNFNFTPPAGPRLSASAAAAFDPLVAEFERKREDKEWEHHYIQAHHPESTPTDEWDDFASAEDYLNDEEKFNVTNRLLLLFPNIDVDPPNGYVSAAELTQWNLKQSQKEVLHRTQREMEVHDKNKDGFVTLAEYQPPSWVVNSDNNSFGYEMGWWKEEHFNASDVDGDGQLNITEFNDFLHPSDSTNHKLLEWLCKEEIRERDTDEDGKINYKEFYHGIYDLIRTHGEGVQNSSHEYAEEAPAKTLFNQLDKDGDGYLSHIELLPVIQKIHPSELYYAQQQSEYIMQQADTDKDGRLSLTEMVENPYVFYSAVYDEDEDEDYDYHDEFR, from the exons ATGACCAAAAAAGCTTCATTCATCATCTACATCACTCTCGCCGTCGCCCTCCTACTCCTAATCTCCCGCTCTTCCAACAAAAACtcccaccgccaccgccgcctcaaGCTCCGCTCCAACTTCAATTTCACCCCTCCCGCCGGCCCCCGCCTCTCCGCCTCCGCCGCTGCCGCATTCGACCCCTTGGTCGCCGAATTCGAGCGCAAGCGCGAGGACAAGGAGTGGGAGCACCACTACATCCAAGCTCACCACCCTGAGTCGACTCCGACCGACGAGTGGGACGATTTCGCGAGCGCCGAGGATTACCTCAACGACGAGGAGAAGTTCAATGTGACTAACAGGCTGCTGCTCCTCTTCCCCAACATCGATGTCGACCCGCCGAATGGCTACGTCAGCGCCGCCGAGTTGACTCAGTGGAACTTGAAGCAGAGCCAGAAGGAGGTGCTGCATCGGACCCAGAGGGAAATGGAAGTCCACGACAAGAATAAAGATGGATTCGTCACGCTAGCCGAGTATCAGCCGCCGAGCTGGGTCGTAAATTCAG ACAATAACTCATTTGGATATGAAATGGGCTGGTGGAAAGAGGAGCATTTTAATGCATCAGATGTAGATGGAGATGGTCAGTTGAATATCACAGAGTTCAATGA CTTTCTGCATCCATCTGATTCAACCAATCACAAATTGCTTGAGTGGTTGTGTAAAGAAGAAATAAG GGAAAGAGATACCGACGAAGATGGGAAGATTAACTACAAAGAATTTTACCATGGAATTTATGACTTGATTAGAACACATGGTGAAGGGGTTCAGAATTCGTCACATGAATATGCTGAGGAGGCCCCAGCAAAAACATTGTTCAACCAGCTTGACAAAGATGGTGATGG TTATTTGTCACATATAGAATTGCTGCCGGTTATTCAAAAAATACATCCTTCGGAGCTATATTATGCTCAACAGCAGTCAGAGTACATAATGCAGCAG GCTGATACAGATAAGGATGGGCGTTTGAGTTTGACAGAGATGGTAGAGAACCCATATGTCTTCTATAGTGCTGTATAtgatgaagacgaagacgaagatTATGATTACCATGATGAGTTTCGCTAG
- the LOC121772729 gene encoding LOW QUALITY PROTEIN: biotin carboxylase 2, chloroplastic-like (The sequence of the model RefSeq protein was modified relative to this genomic sequence to represent the inferred CDS: deleted 1 base in 1 codon), giving the protein MDSATMNFCSSSVRSHPGLFVGRTAGIRSSQCSFMLGSRIHFPRQRIQASQVGHKSGKRGGALTVTCRDDKILIANRGEIAVRVIRTAHEMGIPCVAVYSTIDKNALHVKLADEAVCIGEAPSSQSYLVIPNVLSAAISRGCTMLHPGYGFLSENAVFVEMCREHGINFIGPNPDSIRVMGDKSTARETMKNAGVPTVPGSDGLLQTTEEAIKLADKIGYPVMIKATAGGGGRGMRLAKEPDEFVKLLQQAKSEAAAAFGNDGVYLEKYIQNPRHIEFQVLADKFGNVVHFGERDCSIQRRNQKLLEEAPSPALTPELRKAMGDAAVAAAASIGYIGVGTVEFLLDERGSFYFMEMNTRIQVEHPVTEMISSVDLIEEQIIVARGEKLRYTQDDIVLKGHSIECRINAEDAFKNFRPGPGRITAYLPAGGPFVRMDSHVYSDYVVPPSYDSLLGKLIVWAPTRERAIQRMKRALNDTTITGVPTTIEYHKLILEIEDFKNGKVDTAFIPKHEQELAEPQPTEPTEAQKELARASA; this is encoded by the exons ATGGACTCTGCCACTATGAATTTTTGCAGTAGCTCCGTTCGCTCACATCCT ggTTTATTCGTGGGGAGGACAGCAGGAATTAGGAGCTCGCAATGTAGCTTTATGTTGGGAAGTAGGATTCACTTCCCTAGGCAGAGGATTCAGGCTTCACAAGTTGGTCATAAATCTGGGAAACGTGGGGGTGCTCTTACTGTTACGTGCCGTGATGACAAAATTTTGATTGCCAATAGAGGAGAGATTGCAGTTCGCGTGATCCGGACTGCCCATGAGATGGGGATCCCTTGTGTTGCAGTTTACTCAACAATAGATAAAAATGCTCTTCATGTAAAACTAGCTGATGAAGCCGTTTGCATTGGAGAAGCACCAAGCAGTCAATC TTACCTGGTGATTCCCAATGTCCTATCTGCTGCCATCAGCCGTGGATGTACCATGCTGCACCCTGGATATGGTTTCCTTTCCGAGAATGCTGTTTTTGTTGAGATGTGCAGAGAGCATGGAATCAACTTTATAGGACCAAAT CCTGATAGCATTAGGGTCATGGGTGACAAGTCAACTGCTAGAGAAACAATGAAAAATGCTGGAGTACCAACTGTCCCTGGAAGTGATGGATTGCTGCAG ACTACTGAAGAAGCAATCAAACTTGCAGATAAGATTGGTTACCCTGTCATGATTAAG GCAACAGCTGGTGGAGGAGGACGAGGAATGCGACTT GCTAAAGAACCCGATGAGTTTGTGAAGTTGTTGCAG CAAGCTAAGAGTGAAGCTGCAGCTGCATTTGGTAATGATGGTGTTTACCTGGAGAAGTATATCCAGAATCCGAGACATATTGAATTTCAG GTTTTGGCTGACAAATTTGGTAATGTTGTGCACTTTGGGGAGCGTGATTGTAGCATCCAG AGAAGAAACCAAAAGTTGCTAGAAGAAGCACCTTCTCCTGCATTAACACCTGAGTTGCGGAAGGCTATGGGTGATGCAGCAGTTGCAGCAGCAGCATCAATTGGTTACATAGGTGTTGGTACAGTTGAGTTCCTTTTGGATGAAAGAGGGTCCTTTTACTTCATGGAGATGAACACCAGGATCCAG GTTGAGCATCCAGTTACTGAGATGATATCCTCAGTTGACCTGATTGAGGAACAGATCATAGTGGCTAGAGGCGAGAAACTCCGTTACACACAG GACGATATTGTGCTTAAAGGACATTCAATTGAATGCCGTATTAATGCAGAAGatgctttcaaaaatttcagaCCTGGACCAG GGAGAATTACAGCATACCTTCCAGCTGGAGGCCCATTTGTGCGCATGGATAGCCATGTTTATTCAGATTATGTGGTTCCACCCAGCTACGATTCCCTGCTTGGAAAG CTTATTGTTTGGGCTCCGACAAGAGAAAGGGCAATCCAGCGTATGAAGAGGGCCCTTAATGATACCACCATTACAG GGGTCCCAACAACAATTGAATACCACAAACTTATCCTGGAAATCGAG GATTTCAAAAATGGAAAAGTGGATACCGCTTTTATTCCAAAACATGAGCAAGAGCTCGCTGAG CCTCAGCCAACGGAACCAACAGAAGCTCAGAAAGAGCTGGCTAGAGCTTCCGCTTAA